The following proteins are co-located in the Pseudomonas fluorescens genome:
- a CDS encoding amino acid adenylation domain-containing protein encodes MRRLRIGWSGTSEALEAVRQTLEQYGHVSATEAVDVLIEDGSQPPPTRSDNALGLSLRLGIGPVTDYGLPSVQLRCYAHDQRVLAVQDVAEEPSGNGQRLRRQATNTLVEWIALLISGFARDTALFTAVTTANTWPEHSLKGLDALAFLHRFNRTAQPALLQAAQVPIIERLQTSLNTFAERTALNIAGDRLSYRQLHQRALSIQQRLRPLLKGIESPPVVGVCLQKSVELYASILAVLGCGAVYLPLAPEHPSPRHQAMLQSTKARLLLDDGQHPLRDHFIALNVCTVDPVLADPTQPLMHHHPSIEAPCIALFTSGTTGQPKGVLLSQRNLAHFTAWFATRLALDEQSRVLQFSPLSFDSSLIDIFPALIAGAELIVPSEAQQRDPHQLVELIRHQPISHAFLPPALLSILPLEEPLGISHLLTGGDACEPSVIERLASQCQVHNLYGPTESTVLVTNRTFQPGDSNRNIGHPIANSQVLILDDTLQPVDEQVMGDLYIIGPGISLGYVNAPQQVDNPFVVVTLPDGQTLQAYRSGDLAKWMPDGIELGGRRDDQVKIRGFRVEPQEIEQCLSASRLFRQVAVVIDGDRRILCVVAQPESGATVAGLKRHAQQWLPDYMQPAVWTELPTMPRTSHGKIDRVALLALPKHARPHSHRRPAQTPLQTRLVTLWSELLDIPGDDFSIDDSFFNLGGHSILLSTLLLRLREAFGRSLSLNRFFEAPTIRTLTALMEDGATPEVPSGQVEQDASQALNIQMLHEHRIGDLRKVIVTGANSFVGVHLVEALLAGGALEVTCLVREQPGQCAMARFTQALHEYRLEHLDMSRVQVYAADISQPRLGLACDVYERIARSHGVLVHNAARVNHVMDYASLARDNVEPVLECLRLCETHCKKVFNFISTLSACSSINAQGYILETPAVATLPLYLKNGYNLSKWVAERLLGRAVEQGAWVNIYRPGNIAFNSRSGVCQPQNNRLMLMLKGSLQLGMAPRLNVNFDLMPVDFFARFVAFHCGQSAVGQNVFNLHNPQPLSWDHYLDAFSQAGHHFERVSVAHWQRELHTVGRDNALFGVLGFYLDDLAEDISDISMICHENARQGVEAMGERYPQKDATLLRRGCDHLSAIGFL; translated from the coding sequence ATGAGACGCTTGAGGATTGGATGGAGCGGCACCAGCGAGGCCCTGGAGGCGGTCAGGCAAACGTTGGAACAATACGGGCATGTCAGCGCAACAGAAGCCGTTGATGTGCTCATTGAGGACGGCAGCCAACCACCGCCCACACGTTCCGACAACGCTCTAGGGTTAAGCCTGCGCCTGGGTATCGGCCCGGTGACCGACTACGGGCTTCCCTCTGTGCAGTTGCGTTGCTATGCCCATGACCAGCGTGTGCTGGCGGTGCAGGACGTTGCCGAGGAGCCCAGCGGCAACGGCCAACGTCTGCGCCGGCAAGCGACGAACACACTGGTCGAATGGATCGCCTTGCTGATCAGCGGCTTCGCAAGGGACACCGCGCTCTTCACGGCCGTAACCACCGCCAATACGTGGCCCGAGCACAGCTTGAAAGGGCTGGACGCACTGGCATTTCTGCATCGATTCAATCGCACTGCGCAGCCGGCGCTGCTGCAGGCCGCCCAAGTACCGATCATCGAACGGCTACAGACCAGTCTTAATACCTTCGCAGAACGAACGGCGCTGAACATCGCGGGCGACAGGCTCAGTTACCGCCAATTACACCAGCGAGCCCTGTCGATCCAGCAACGCCTGCGCCCGTTATTGAAGGGCATTGAGTCGCCCCCGGTGGTCGGCGTGTGTCTGCAAAAATCTGTCGAGCTGTACGCCAGTATTCTCGCGGTATTGGGGTGCGGTGCGGTTTACCTGCCACTGGCGCCGGAACATCCGTCACCGCGCCATCAAGCCATGCTGCAAAGCACTAAGGCCAGGCTGTTGCTCGATGATGGCCAGCACCCTCTGCGCGACCATTTCATTGCCCTGAATGTCTGTACTGTCGACCCCGTCCTGGCCGACCCCACGCAACCCTTGATGCACCATCACCCCAGCATCGAAGCACCCTGCATCGCGCTTTTCACCTCGGGCACCACTGGCCAACCGAAGGGCGTACTGCTGAGTCAACGCAACCTTGCGCATTTCACCGCCTGGTTCGCTACTCGCCTGGCGCTGGACGAACAGAGCCGTGTGCTGCAATTTTCGCCGCTGAGTTTCGACTCCTCGTTGATCGATATTTTCCCTGCTCTGATAGCCGGTGCCGAGTTGATCGTCCCGAGTGAAGCCCAGCAACGCGATCCTCATCAGTTGGTCGAGCTGATTCGCCATCAGCCCATCAGCCATGCCTTTCTGCCGCCCGCGCTCCTCAGCATTCTGCCGTTGGAGGAGCCGTTGGGCATCAGCCATCTGTTGACCGGTGGTGATGCCTGCGAGCCGTCTGTGATCGAACGATTGGCGAGCCAGTGCCAAGTGCACAACCTCTACGGCCCTACCGAGAGCACGGTGCTGGTCACCAACCGGACGTTTCAACCCGGTGACAGCAACCGCAACATCGGCCACCCCATTGCAAACAGCCAAGTGTTGATCCTCGACGACACGCTGCAACCCGTAGATGAACAGGTAATGGGCGATCTGTACATCATCGGCCCCGGCATAAGCCTGGGGTATGTGAACGCGCCGCAGCAGGTCGACAACCCGTTCGTGGTGGTGACACTGCCTGATGGCCAGACACTGCAGGCTTACCGCAGCGGTGACCTGGCGAAATGGATGCCGGACGGTATCGAGCTGGGTGGCCGGCGGGATGACCAGGTGAAGATCCGTGGCTTTCGAGTCGAGCCCCAGGAGATCGAACAGTGCCTGAGCGCCAGTCGATTATTCCGTCAGGTGGCCGTGGTGATCGATGGTGATCGCAGGATTCTCTGCGTTGTCGCCCAGCCCGAATCGGGCGCCACGGTGGCGGGCCTCAAGCGACATGCACAGCAGTGGCTGCCGGATTACATGCAGCCCGCGGTGTGGACTGAGTTACCCACGATGCCGCGCACCAGCCATGGCAAGATCGACCGCGTGGCCTTACTGGCGCTGCCGAAGCACGCCAGGCCCCACTCACACCGCCGACCTGCGCAAACACCTCTGCAAACGCGTCTGGTGACGTTATGGAGCGAGTTGCTGGATATACCCGGCGATGACTTTTCAATTGATGACAGCTTTTTCAATTTGGGCGGTCATTCCATCCTGCTGTCGACCCTGCTGCTGCGACTGCGCGAAGCGTTTGGCCGCAGCCTCTCATTGAACCGTTTCTTTGAAGCTCCGACGATTCGTACGCTCACTGCACTGATGGAGGACGGCGCGACACCTGAAGTACCGTCAGGCCAGGTGGAGCAAGATGCTTCGCAGGCGCTGAATATACAAATGCTGCACGAACATCGCATTGGCGATCTGCGCAAGGTGATCGTCACAGGCGCCAACAGTTTTGTCGGCGTGCATCTCGTCGAAGCGTTGTTGGCAGGGGGAGCACTGGAGGTGACATGCCTGGTGCGTGAACAGCCGGGCCAGTGCGCCATGGCGCGGTTTACCCAGGCATTACACGAGTATCGCCTGGAGCATTTGGACATGAGCCGGGTGCAGGTATACGCCGCCGATATCAGCCAGCCTCGTCTGGGCCTGGCCTGCGATGTGTATGAGCGAATCGCTCGCAGCCATGGCGTGTTGGTGCACAACGCAGCGCGGGTCAATCATGTGATGGATTATGCGTCACTGGCCAGGGACAACGTCGAACCGGTACTGGAGTGCCTGCGACTGTGTGAAACCCACTGCAAAAAAGTCTTCAATTTCATCTCGACGCTGTCGGCTTGCAGCAGCATCAACGCCCAAGGGTACATCCTCGAAACACCGGCGGTGGCCACGTTGCCGCTCTACCTCAAGAATGGCTATAACCTGTCCAAATGGGTCGCCGAGCGGCTGTTGGGGCGTGCGGTCGAACAAGGTGCCTGGGTGAACATCTATCGCCCGGGCAACATCGCCTTCAACAGCCGCAGCGGAGTCTGCCAGCCGCAAAACAATCGCCTGATGCTAATGCTCAAAGGCTCATTGCAATTAGGTATGGCGCCACGCCTGAACGTGAACTTCGACCTGATGCCGGTGGATTTTTTTGCCCGTTTTGTCGCGTTCCACTGCGGCCAATCTGCGGTCGGGCAAAACGTATTCAACCTGCATAACCCGCAACCCTTGAGCTGGGATCACTATCTGGATGCTTTCAGCCAGGCGGGCCATCACTTCGAACGGGTGAGCGTTGCACACTGGCAACGAGAGCTACACACGGTGGGTCGCGATAACGCCCTGTTTGGTGTGCTGGGTTTCTATCTGGATGACCTTGCCGAAGACATCAGCGACATCTCGATGATTTGTCACGAGAACGCCCGCCAAGGTGTGGAAGCCATGGGCGAGCGATACCCGCAAAAGGACGCGACGCTGTTGCGCAGGGGCTGCGATCACCTCAGCGCCATCGGCTTTCTCTGA
- a CDS encoding GntR family transcriptional regulator, which yields MTQKPNPLSSIKISGPIPAHLARAVIEETLRNAILDGRLPCGTAMRQQELASLFGVSRMPVREALRQLEAQSLLHVVTHKGAVVAPLIEDNSAETYALRILLESEALRLSIPRLTDADIAQADACIHALEREKDYSEIGRLNRLFHMALYGKAPNQRLLKLVEHGLNEEERFLRFNLEAMGLGETSQEDHRELLSLVAQKKVEESILTLRNHLTRGMEVISTYLNSLEANEKNSAR from the coding sequence GTGACGCAGAAGCCGAACCCTTTAAGCAGCATCAAAATCAGCGGGCCTATCCCAGCCCATCTTGCTCGCGCCGTTATTGAAGAAACGTTGCGCAATGCCATTCTCGATGGTCGCTTGCCCTGTGGTACCGCGATGCGCCAGCAAGAACTGGCCAGCCTGTTCGGCGTCAGCCGCATGCCTGTGCGAGAAGCCCTGCGCCAATTGGAAGCTCAATCCTTACTGCATGTGGTGACCCACAAAGGCGCCGTGGTTGCGCCGTTGATCGAAGATAACTCGGCCGAGACCTATGCACTGCGCATATTGCTGGAATCCGAAGCGCTGCGCTTATCGATTCCGCGGCTCACCGATGCGGATATTGCGCAAGCCGACGCCTGCATCCATGCCCTGGAACGCGAGAAAGACTATTCCGAGATTGGCCGACTCAATCGCCTGTTCCACATGGCGCTGTATGGCAAAGCGCCGAACCAGCGGCTGCTCAAATTGGTTGAGCATGGTTTGAACGAGGAAGAGCGCTTTCTGCGCTTCAACCTCGAGGCAATGGGGCTGGGCGAGACGTCTCAGGAAGACCACCGTGAACTGTTGAGCCTGGTCGCGCAGAAAAAAGTCGAGGAAAGTATTCTGACGCTGCGCAATCACCTGACGCGCGGGATGGAGGTGATCTCGACTTATCTCAATAGTCTTGAAGCCAACGAAAAGAATAGCGCGCGGTAA
- a CDS encoding CaiB/BaiF CoA transferase family protein has product MGALSHLRVLDLSRVLAGPWSGQILADLGAEVIKVERPGNGDDTRAWGPPFLKDAYGENTSEAAYYLSANRNKESVTIDFTRPEGQKLVRDLAAKSDILIENFKVGGLAAYGLDYESLKEINPELIYCSITGFGQTGPYATRAGYDFMIQGLGGLMSLTGRPEGDDGAGPVKVGVALTDILTGLYSTVAILAALAHRDHDGGGQHIDMALLDVQVACLANQAMNYLTTGVSPKRLGNAHPNIVPYQDFPTADGDFILTVGNDGQFRKFAEVAGQPQWADDPRFASNKMRVANRAELIPLIRQATVFKTTAQWVSQLEQVGVPCGPINDLAQVFADPQVKARGLAMTLPHSLAGMVPQVASPIRLSKTPVEYRSAPPLLGEHTVQVLQGVLGLGAANVAALKEAGVI; this is encoded by the coding sequence ATGGGCGCGCTTTCACATCTGCGGGTACTGGATTTATCGCGAGTGCTGGCGGGCCCTTGGTCCGGGCAGATACTTGCGGACCTTGGGGCTGAGGTGATCAAGGTCGAGCGGCCGGGTAATGGCGATGACACGCGTGCATGGGGGCCGCCTTTCCTGAAGGACGCTTATGGCGAGAACACCAGTGAGGCGGCGTATTACCTGTCGGCTAACCGTAACAAGGAATCGGTGACTATCGACTTCACGCGTCCGGAGGGGCAGAAGCTGGTGCGTGATCTGGCTGCCAAGTCCGACATTCTGATCGAGAACTTCAAGGTAGGTGGTCTGGCGGCATATGGGCTGGACTATGAGTCGCTCAAAGAGATCAATCCGGAGTTGATCTACTGCTCTATCACGGGCTTCGGCCAGACGGGCCCTTATGCGACGCGAGCGGGCTACGACTTTATGATTCAGGGGCTGGGAGGGCTCATGAGTCTGACGGGGCGGCCAGAGGGCGATGATGGGGCTGGGCCGGTGAAGGTGGGGGTTGCACTGACGGACATCCTGACGGGGCTTTATTCGACTGTGGCGATCCTGGCGGCATTGGCTCACCGGGACCACGACGGTGGTGGGCAGCATATCGATATGGCCTTGCTGGATGTGCAGGTGGCTTGCCTGGCTAACCAAGCGATGAATTACCTGACGACGGGTGTGTCACCAAAACGCTTGGGCAATGCTCACCCGAATATAGTGCCTTATCAGGATTTTCCTACGGCTGATGGTGATTTCATCCTGACGGTGGGTAATGACGGCCAGTTTCGCAAGTTCGCTGAGGTGGCTGGGCAGCCGCAGTGGGCCGATGACCCGCGGTTTGCTTCTAATAAGATGCGGGTGGCCAATCGCGCCGAACTGATTCCGTTGATTCGCCAGGCTACCGTCTTCAAGACCACGGCGCAGTGGGTGTCGCAGTTGGAGCAAGTCGGCGTGCCGTGTGGGCCGATCAATGATCTGGCGCAGGTGTTTGCCGATCCGCAGGTCAAGGCGCGTGGGTTGGCGATGACGTTGCCTCATTCGCTGGCAGGGATGGTGCCGCAGGTGGCCAGTCCGATACGGTTGTCCAAGACACCGGTCGAGTATCGGAGTGCGCCTCCTTTATTAGGAGAGCATACGGTTCAGGTATTGCAGGGCGTGCTTGGGCTGGGGGCGGCGAATGTGGCTGCCTTAAAGGAGGCAGGCGTTATCTGA
- a CDS encoding DUF3050 domain-containing protein yields the protein MHQHLLEQKKLQLCSHPLFTEITTLNKLQLFMEHHVFAVWDFMALTKRLQQDLTCTQLPWLPPTDPLAARLINEIVLGEESDEHPTRGACSHFELYLEAMAEVGASTIPVRRFIELQRQGVPASVALQLVNVLPGVARFVDTTLQIALNAPTHCVAAAFLHGRESVIPSMFERILHGNPLIERQAPTLCHYLSRHIALDSQEHGPGAEAVLDRLIDADPARQNQADDYALDAVESRLSLWDDVRASLQEVQS from the coding sequence ATGCACCAACACTTACTTGAACAAAAAAAACTGCAGTTATGCAGCCATCCGTTATTTACTGAAATAACTACACTTAACAAGTTACAACTTTTCATGGAACACCATGTGTTTGCCGTCTGGGACTTCATGGCACTGACCAAACGCCTGCAGCAGGATCTGACCTGCACGCAATTACCCTGGCTCCCACCGACAGACCCACTCGCCGCACGCCTCATTAATGAAATCGTGCTCGGCGAAGAGTCGGATGAACACCCGACACGAGGCGCTTGCAGCCACTTTGAACTGTATCTGGAAGCCATGGCTGAAGTCGGCGCCAGCACCATCCCTGTTCGGCGCTTCATTGAGCTGCAGCGTCAGGGCGTGCCGGCGAGCGTTGCCTTGCAGTTGGTCAACGTCCTGCCAGGCGTAGCTCGCTTCGTAGATACCACGTTGCAGATCGCACTGAACGCACCCACACACTGCGTGGCTGCGGCCTTCTTGCATGGCCGCGAGAGTGTCATACCGTCGATGTTCGAACGCATTCTGCACGGCAACCCATTGATTGAGCGCCAGGCACCGACCTTATGCCACTACCTCAGCCGTCACATCGCGCTGGACTCCCAGGAACATGGGCCAGGGGCAGAGGCTGTGCTTGACCGCCTGATCGACGCAGACCCGGCGCGTCAAAACCAGGCAGATGACTACGCGCTCGACGCCGTAGAAAGTCGACTCAGCTTGTGGGACGACGTACGGGCCTCGTTGCAAGAGGTGCAATCATGA
- a CDS encoding methyl-accepting chemotaxis protein — protein sequence MNLKFSHKILLAASGVVVLAFALFTLYNDYLQRSTIKQNLESSIQQSGELTASSVQNWLSGRILVLESLAQNVAHQGSGADLPGLVDQPAFTSNFQFTYVGQTNGVFTQRPDAKMPDGYDPRQRPWYKQAVAADKTMLTPPYMAAVGGQIVTIALPVKKNGELLGVVGGDLSLQTLVKIINSVDFGGIGHAFLVSADGQVIVSPDQDQVMKNLKDIYPGTSLRIEKVSQDVVLNGQDRILSFTPISGLPGADWYIGLSIDKDKAYAPLGKFRTSALIAMLIAVVAIAVLLSLLIQVLLRPLTTMGVAMQDIAQGEGDLTRRLDVTSKDEFGEVGSAFNQFVERIHASISEVSSATRQVHDLSQRVMASSNASIIGSDEQSARTNSVAAAINELGAATQEIARNAADASQHASGASEQADDGRKVVEKTILAMSELSQKISLSCTQIETLNASTDNIGHILDVIKGISQQTNLLALNAAIEAARAGEAGRGFAVVADEVRNLAHRTQESAEEIHKMITSLQVGSREAVTTMNASQTSSEESVEVANQAGERLVSVTQRIVEIDGMNQSVAAATEEQTAVVETLNVDINQINLLNQQGVANLNETLKDCDALSQQASRLKQLVDSFKI from the coding sequence ATGAATCTCAAGTTCAGTCATAAAATTCTACTGGCCGCGTCAGGCGTCGTGGTTTTGGCCTTCGCGTTATTCACGCTCTACAACGACTACCTGCAGCGCAGCACGATCAAGCAAAACCTCGAGTCGTCTATCCAGCAATCGGGCGAGCTCACGGCAAGCAGTGTGCAGAACTGGCTCAGTGGGCGCATCCTGGTGCTCGAAAGTCTGGCGCAAAACGTTGCCCATCAGGGGAGTGGTGCCGACCTTCCAGGGCTGGTCGACCAGCCTGCATTCACCTCAAACTTCCAATTCACCTATGTCGGTCAAACCAATGGTGTGTTCACCCAGCGCCCTGACGCGAAGATGCCTGACGGTTACGACCCACGTCAGCGACCTTGGTACAAGCAAGCGGTGGCTGCCGATAAAACCATGCTCACCCCGCCTTACATGGCCGCAGTGGGTGGTCAGATCGTAACCATCGCTCTGCCAGTCAAAAAGAACGGTGAGCTGCTGGGTGTGGTCGGTGGTGACCTGAGTTTGCAAACCCTGGTGAAGATCATCAACTCGGTGGACTTTGGCGGCATCGGCCATGCGTTTCTGGTCAGTGCGGATGGTCAGGTGATCGTCAGTCCTGACCAGGACCAGGTGATGAAAAACCTCAAGGACATCTACCCAGGCACCAGTCTTCGTATTGAGAAGGTCAGTCAGGATGTCGTCTTAAACGGTCAGGACCGCATTCTGTCGTTCACGCCAATCAGCGGTTTGCCGGGTGCAGACTGGTACATCGGTCTCTCGATCGACAAGGACAAAGCCTACGCACCACTGGGTAAATTCCGTACTTCAGCGTTGATTGCCATGTTGATTGCTGTGGTGGCGATTGCGGTGCTGTTGAGCTTGCTGATTCAAGTACTGTTGCGCCCGCTGACCACCATGGGTGTTGCCATGCAGGACATTGCCCAGGGTGAAGGCGATTTGACTCGTCGCCTGGACGTGACCAGTAAGGATGAGTTTGGCGAGGTCGGCAGTGCTTTCAACCAGTTCGTCGAGCGTATCCACGCCTCCATTTCCGAAGTCTCTTCGGCAACACGACAGGTACACGACCTGTCCCAGCGTGTCATGGCGTCTTCCAACGCGTCGATTATCGGCTCGGACGAACAAAGCGCACGTACCAACAGCGTAGCTGCAGCGATCAACGAGCTGGGTGCCGCTACCCAGGAAATCGCGCGCAACGCGGCCGATGCTTCGCAGCACGCCAGTGGTGCCAGTGAACAAGCAGACGACGGGCGCAAGGTCGTGGAAAAAACCATCCTGGCAATGTCGGAACTGTCGCAAAAGATCAGCCTGTCCTGCACGCAGATCGAAACCCTCAACGCCAGCACCGACAACATTGGTCACATTCTCGATGTGATCAAAGGTATCTCCCAGCAAACCAACTTGTTAGCGCTCAATGCCGCGATCGAAGCTGCCCGTGCCGGGGAAGCCGGGCGTGGGTTTGCCGTGGTTGCCGATGAGGTGCGTAACCTGGCTCACCGTACCCAGGAGTCTGCGGAAGAGATCCACAAAATGATCACTTCGTTGCAAGTGGGTTCGCGTGAAGCGGTGACCACCATGAACGCCAGCCAGACCTCCAGCGAAGAAAGCGTTGAAGTGGCCAACCAGGCCGGTGAGCGCCTGGTCAGCGTGACGCAGCGAATCGTCGAGATCGATGGCATGAACCAATCGGTTGCTGCCGCCACCGAGGAGCAGACGGCGGTGGTTGAAACCCTCAACGTGGATATCAACCAGATCAATCTGCTGAACCAGCAAGGCGTGGCCAATCTCAACGAAACGCTTAAGGACTGCGATGCGCTGTCCCAGCAGGCCAGCCGCCTGAAGCAATTGGTCGACAGCTTCAAAATCTGA
- a CDS encoding SRPBCC family protein, whose translation MKLLQPDTLIRNPNGSPLKASVDVACEAARLWSVVGNFAEFDAFIPALSHIEMTGTGVGALRTKFFHDGHCVVEQLNSRNDDAMCMTWTTLYNTLGVAQLWAAMSVQALGAGYSRAIWTLIGEPVDTPQAEFEQFVQAFADSALENVRKMLG comes from the coding sequence ATGAAATTGCTGCAACCCGATACATTGATCCGCAACCCGAATGGCTCCCCCTTGAAGGCGTCTGTCGACGTCGCGTGCGAAGCCGCCCGCCTATGGAGCGTGGTAGGCAACTTTGCGGAATTTGATGCCTTCATTCCCGCCCTTTCGCACATCGAAATGACCGGCACAGGTGTAGGCGCACTGCGTACGAAATTTTTCCATGACGGGCATTGTGTCGTTGAGCAGCTCAACAGCCGAAACGACGACGCGATGTGCATGACCTGGACCACCCTCTACAACACGTTGGGTGTCGCCCAACTGTGGGCCGCAATGAGTGTGCAAGCGCTTGGCGCGGGATACTCCAGGGCGATCTGGACACTGATTGGCGAACCGGTCGATACACCGCAGGCGGAGTTTGAACAGTTTGTTCAAGCCTTCGCCGACAGCGCCCTGGAGAATGTGCGAAAGATGCTTGGCTGA
- the lapG gene encoding cysteine protease LapG: MPGGLHADWDFSQISRKATALYGPLGEGQQRIDAWQRLLATEKKVDEQEQLKVVNLFFNKQMTYVEDIDLWHVVDYWETPIEALWKGAGDCEDYAIAKYFSLRHLGVSSDKLRITYVKALRQNRAHMVLTYYPTPEAIPLVLDSLMDEILPATRRTDLVPVYSFNAEGLYLPGAKGNKKVGDTKRLSRWQDVLRKMRAEGFPAEPAN, from the coding sequence ATGCCCGGCGGGCTGCATGCCGATTGGGATTTCTCTCAGATCAGCCGCAAAGCCACCGCTTTGTATGGGCCGCTGGGGGAGGGACAGCAGCGTATCGATGCCTGGCAGCGGCTGCTGGCGACCGAAAAGAAGGTCGACGAACAGGAGCAACTCAAGGTCGTGAACCTGTTCTTCAACAAGCAAATGACTTATGTGGAAGACATCGACTTGTGGCACGTGGTCGACTATTGGGAGACCCCTATCGAAGCGCTGTGGAAAGGTGCCGGAGATTGTGAGGACTACGCAATCGCCAAGTATTTCAGCCTGCGTCACCTGGGCGTCTCCAGCGACAAATTGCGCATTACGTACGTCAAGGCCTTGCGTCAGAATCGCGCGCATATGGTGCTGACGTATTATCCGACCCCCGAAGCCATCCCGCTGGTGCTCGACAGCCTGATGGACGAGATTCTGCCGGCGACCCGCCGTACCGACCTGGTCCCGGTGTACTCATTCAACGCCGAGGGCTTGTACCTGCCCGGCGCCAAGGGCAACAAGAAAGTCGGTGACACCAAACGCTTGTCGCGCTGGCAGGATGTGTTGAGAAAAATGCGTGCGGAAGGCTTCCCGGCCGAGCCTGCCAACTAG
- a CDS encoding diiron oxygenase, translating into MIAAHYRSFAEDWERRATVRTRPRRLLENDDRLIYPLCRQPLVLNATFLEHCPQWRDFVLVQSFYKFINDVVIFETEIVDKTARSIAKNRFSLPFPLACRVDAMTIVVDEDYHALVALDFLQQTVEMTGIQPLDLPAQIELSRALPAACAMAAPHLRDAVELIGVAIAENTVTHAVAAFSKDDSVKPSIRGLMADHLFDEGRHAQFWTQLVRLYWQAATPGDRDSIAEILPFFLMHYLTNDLQKGFDLQLIEHLDVSGDTRQALRDEVAALDFPITRQHPLLGNIMGFLHQSGVLSTPSVACALSDYLPDTRRPA; encoded by the coding sequence ATGATTGCCGCGCACTACCGCTCCTTTGCCGAAGACTGGGAACGCCGGGCAACTGTCCGAACCCGCCCTCGGCGCTTGCTCGAAAACGATGACAGATTGATCTACCCGCTGTGTCGGCAGCCGCTGGTACTCAATGCGACCTTTCTCGAACACTGCCCGCAGTGGCGCGACTTTGTGCTGGTGCAAAGCTTCTACAAATTCATCAATGATGTGGTGATCTTCGAAACCGAAATCGTCGACAAGACCGCCCGTAGTATCGCCAAGAATCGCTTCTCGTTGCCCTTCCCTCTCGCCTGTCGCGTGGATGCGATGACCATCGTGGTGGATGAGGACTACCACGCGCTGGTTGCACTGGATTTCCTGCAACAGACCGTGGAAATGACCGGCATCCAACCGCTCGATCTGCCCGCGCAAATCGAACTGAGCCGCGCCCTGCCCGCCGCGTGTGCAATGGCAGCGCCACACCTGCGCGATGCCGTGGAGTTGATTGGCGTAGCCATCGCCGAAAACACCGTAACCCATGCCGTAGCGGCGTTTTCCAAGGACGACAGTGTCAAGCCATCCATCCGTGGCCTGATGGCCGATCACTTGTTTGACGAAGGGCGCCATGCACAGTTCTGGACGCAATTGGTGCGTCTCTACTGGCAGGCGGCAACCCCGGGCGATCGCGATAGCATCGCGGAAATCCTGCCGTTTTTTTTGATGCATTACCTGACCAATGACCTGCAAAAAGGCTTCGATCTACAGCTGATCGAACACCTGGATGTCAGCGGCGATACCCGACAGGCGCTGCGGGATGAAGTCGCGGCGCTGGACTTTCCCATCACCCGCCAGCATCCGCTGCTCGGCAACATCATGGGGTTCCTGCACCAGAGCGGCGTGCTGAGCACACCCAGCGTGGCCTGTGCCCTGAGCGACTATCTCCCCGACACGCGGAGGCCGGCATGA